The Ictidomys tridecemlineatus isolate mIctTri1 chromosome 6, mIctTri1.hap1, whole genome shotgun sequence genome includes a region encoding these proteins:
- the Pdxp gene encoding chronophin gives MARCERLRGAALRDVLGRTQGVLFDCDGVLWNGERAVPGAPELVERLSRAGKAALFVSNNSRRARPELALRFARLGFGGLRAEQLFSSALCAARLLRQRLPGPPDAQGVVFVLGGEGLRAELRAAGLRLAGDPGDDPGVEGGAATRVRAVLVGYDEHFSFAKLSEACAHLRDPECLLVATDRDPWHPLSDGSRTPGTGSLAAAVEMASGREALVVGKPSPYMFECITEHFSVDPARTLMVGDRLETDILFGHRCGMTTVLTLTGVSRLEEAQAYLAAGQHDLVPHYYVESIADLTEGLED, from the exons ATGGCGCGCTGCGAGCGGCTGCGCGGCGCGGCCCTGCGCGACGTGCTGGGCCGGACGCAGGGGGTCCTGTTCGACTGCGACGGGGTGCTGTGGAATGGCGAGCGCGCGGTGCCGGGCGCTCCGGAGCTGGTGGAGCGGCTGTCGCGGGCCGGCAAGGCGGCGCTGTTCGTGAGCAACAACAGCCGGCGCGCGCGGCCCGAGCTGGCCCTCCGCTTCGCGCGCCTGGGATTCGGGGGGCTACGCGCTGAGCAGCTCTTCAGCTCCGCGCTGTGCGCAGCGCGTCTGTTGCGCCAGCGTCTGCCCGGGCCGCCGGACGCGCAGGGCGTCGTGTTCGTGCTCGGAGGCGAAGGGCTACGTGCCGAGCTGCGCGCCGCGGGGCTGCGCCTGGCAGGGGACCCCGGCGACGACCCGGGCGTGGAGGGCGGCGCAGCCACGCGCGTGCGCGCCGTGCTCGTGGGCTACGATGAGCACTTCTCCTTCGCCAAACTGAGCGAAGCGTGTGCGCACCTGCGCGACCCTGAGTGCCTCCTTGTGGCCACCGACCGCGACCCTTGGCATCCGCTTAGCGACGGCAGCCGGACCCCGG GCACCGGGAGCCTGGCAGCCGCCGTGGAGATGGCCTCGGGGCGCGAGGCCCTGGTGGTGGGCAAGCCCAGCCCCTACATGTTCGAGTGCATCACCGAGCACTTCAGTGTGGACCCTGCCCGCACACTCATGGTGGGCGACCGCCTGGAGACCGACATCCTCTTCGGCCACCGCTGTGGCATGACCACCGTGCTCACGCTCACCGGCGTCTCCCGCCTGGAGGAGGCCCAGGCCTACCTGGCGGCCGGCCAGCACGACCTGGTGCCCCATTACTACGTGGAGAGCATCGCGGACTTGACCGAGGGCCTGGAGGACTGA
- the Sh3bp1 gene encoding SH3 domain-binding protein 1 has product MMKRQLHRMRQLAQTGSLGRTPETAEFLGEDLLQVEQRLEPAKRAAHNVHKRLQACLQGQSGADMDKRVKKLPLMALSTTMAESFKELDPDSSMGKALEMSCVIQNQLARILAEFEMTLERDVLQPLSRLSEEELPTILKHKKSLQKLVSDWNTLKSRLSQAAKNSGSSQGLGGPGSHGHPTTANKVETLKEEEEELKRKVEQCKDEYLADLYHFSTKEDSYANYFIHLLEIQADYHRRSLTSLDTALAELRDNHSQADPSPSMTAAPFSRVYGVSLASHLQELGRDIALPIEACVLMLLSEGMQEEGLFRLAAGASVLKRLKQTMASDPRGLEAFCSDPHAVAGALKSYLRELPEPLMTFDLYDDWMRAASLKEPAARLEALREACGRLPQENLSNLRYLMKFLARLAEEQEVNKMTPSNIAIVLGPNLLWPPEKEGDQAQLDAASVSSIQVVGVVEALIQNADTLFPGDINFNVSGLFSALAPQDKVSNRPASEELPPVAVPTPAATLAPAPASVAPKERTEAEAPPRPASPKVNRSPPETAAPAEDTVRRTKRPAPARPTMPPPQLSATRSSPPAPPLSPGSSSPVTPRALPRRLVGSSLRAPTVPPPLPPVPPQPARRQSRRSPASPGLASPGPASPHPVSMSLPAQADLGATTGDRGVPEAAAVAPTPPAVPPQPRPRGLASETD; this is encoded by the exons ATGATGAAGCGGCAGCTGCACCGCATGCGGCAGCTGGCCCAGACGGGCAGCTTGGGACG CACTCCTGAGACTGCCGAGTTCCTGGGTGAGGACCTGCTGCAG GTGGAGCAGCGCCTGGAGCCCGCCAAGCGAGCAGCCCACAATGTCCACAAACGGCTGCAGGCCTGTCTGCAGGGCCAGAGTGGGGCCGACATGGACAAGCGGGTG AAGAAGCTTCCCCTCATGGCCCTGTCCACCACCATGGCCGAGAGCTTCAAGGAGCTGGACCCCGATTCCAGCATGGG GAAGGCCTTGGAGATGAGCTGTGTCATCCAGAACCAGCTGGCCCGCATCCTGGCCGAGTTTGAGATGACCCTGGAGAGGGATGTCCTGCAGCCACTCAGCAGGCTGAGTGAG GAGGAGCTGCCAACCATCCTTAAGCACAAGAAAAGCCTGCAGAAGCTGGTCTCCGACTGGAACACCCTCAAGAGCAG GCTCAGCCAGGCCGCCAAGAACTCAGGCAGCAGTCAAGGCCTCGGCGGCCCAGGCAGCCACGGCCACCCCACCACAGCCAACAAGGTGGAGACGctcaaggaggaggaggaggagctgaagAGGAAGGTGGAGCAGTGCAAG GATGAGTACTTGGCGGATCTGTACCACTTTTCCACCAAGGAGGACTCATATGCCAACTACTTCATTCAT CTTCTGGAGATCCAGGCTGATTATCATCGCAGGTCGCTGACTTCACTGGACACAGCCCTGGCTGAGCTGAGGGACAATCACAGTCAAGCAG ACCCCTCCCCTTCGATGACGGCCGCCCCCTTCTCCAGGGTGTATGGGGTGTCACTGGCAAGCCACCTGCAAGAGCTGGGCCGGGACATTGCCCTGCCAATCGAGGCCTGCGTCCTGATGCTGCTCTCTGAGGGCATGCAGGAAGAG GGCCTCTTCCGTCTGGCCGCTGGGGCCTCGGTGCTGAAGCGCCTCAAGCAGACGATGGCCTCGGACCCCCGCGGCCTGGAGGCGTTCTGCTCGGACCCCCACGCCGTGGCAG GTGCCCTCAAGTCCTATCTTCGGGAGCTGCCAGAGCCCCTGATGACCTTTGACCTCTACGATGACTGGATGAGGGCGGCCAG CCTGAAGGAGCCTGCGGCCCGGCTGGAGGCCCTCCGAGAAGCGTGTGGCCGCCTGCCCCAGGAGAACCTCAGCAACCTCAG GTACCTGATGAAGTTCCTGGCACGGCTGGCCGAGGAGCAGGAGGTGAACAAGATGACGCCCAGCAACATCGCCATCGTCCTGGGGCCCAACCTACTGTGGCCGCCTGAGAAGGAAGG GGACCAGGCCCAGCTGGACGCGGCCTCCGTGTCTTCCATCCAGGTGGTGGGCGTGGTCGAGGCGCTGATCCAGAACGCAGACACCCTCTTCCCTGGAG ACATCAACTTCAACGTCTCAGGCCTCTTCTCAGCCCTCGCCCCTCAGGACAAGGTCAGCAACAGGCCTGCGTCCGAGGAGCTGCCCCCTGTTGCTGTGCCCACCCCAGCTGCCACCCTGGCCCCAGCGCCAGCTTCAGTGGCCCCCAAGGAAAG GACAGAGGCTGAGGCCCCACCCCGACCAGCCTCCCCCAAGGTCAACAGGAGCCCCCCAGAGACAGCGGCCCCAGCAGAGGACACGGTTCGGAGGA CCAAGCGCCCGGCGCCAGCCAGGCCCACCATGCCACCTCCGCAGCTCTCCGCCACCCGCTCGTCCCCGCCAGCCCCGCCCCTGTCCCCTGGCTCCAGCAGCCCTGTGACACCCCGAGCTCTGCCCCGCCGTCTGGTGGGTAGCAGCCTCCGGGCCCCCACTGTGCCACCTCCGTTGCCCCCTGTGCCCCCTCAGCCAGCCCGGCGCCAGAGCCGGCGTTCACCAGCCTCTCCTGGCCTGGCCTCCCCGGGGCCAGCCTCCCCCCACCCAGTCTCCATGAGTCTGCCTGCACAGGCGGACCTGGGGGCGACCACAGGGGACAGAGGGGTCCCTGAGGCTGCAGCTGTGGCCCCCACCCCCCCAGCTGTGCCCCCTCAGCCCCGGCCCAGGGGCCTAGCCTCGGAGACCGATTGA
- the Gga1 gene encoding ADP-ribosylation factor-binding protein GGA1 isoform X1 gives MEPAMEPETLEARINRATNPLNKELNWASINGFCEQLNEDFEGPPLATRLLAHKIQSPQEWEAIQALTVLETCMKSCGKRFHDEVGKFRFLNELIKVVSPKYLGSRTSEKVKNKILELLYSWTVGLPEEVKIAEAYQMLKKQGIVKSDPKLPEDAIFPLPPPRPKNVIFEDEEKSKMLARLLKSSHPEDLRAANKLIKEMVQEDQKRMEKISKRVNAIEEVNNNVKLLTEMVMSHSQGGTASGSSEDLMKELYQRCERMRPTLFRLASDTEDNDEALAEILQANDNLTQVINLYKQLVRGEEVNGDAAAGPIPGSTSALLDLSGLDLPPTGTTYPAMPPHPADQTSPEQLSTSVSLLDDELMSLGLSDPTPPTGPSLDGAGWNSFQSSDGAEPPAPASAQVPSTDIRPPGQMPQPASSGLDDLDLLGKTLLQQSLPPEAQQVRWEKQQPAPRLTLRDLQNKSSSPSPSAASLLHAVSPEPSGPPQQPLPTELSLANITVPLESIKPSSILPVTVYDQHGFRVLFHFARDPLPGRADVLVVVVSMLSTAPQPIRNIVFQSAVPKVMKVKLQPPSGTELPAFNPVVHPSAITQVLLLANPQKEKVRLRYKLIFTMGDQTYSEMGDVDQFPPPETWGSL, from the exons ACAGAGCCACAAACCCCCTGAACAAGGAGCTGAACTGGGCCAGCATCAACGGCTTCTGTGAGCAGCTCAACGAGGACTTTGAGGG GCCTCCACTTGCCACCCGGCTGCTGGCCCACAAGATCCAGTCCCCACAAGAGTGGGAGGCCATCCAGGCCCTGACG GTGCTGGAGACCTGCATGAAGAGCTGCGGCAAGAGGTTCCATGATGAGGTGGGCAAGTTCCGCTTCCTGAACGAGCTCATCAAAGTCGTGTCTCCCAAG TACCTGGGCTCCAGGACGTCCGAGAAGGTGAAGAACAAGATCTTAGAGCTGCTCTACAGCTGGACGGTCGGCCTGCCCGAGGAAGTGAAGATTGCAGAGGCCTACCAGATGCTGAAGAAGCAGG GGATTGTGAAGTCGGACCCCAAGCTTCCCGAGGATGCCatctttcccctcccccctccacgGCCCAAGAATGTGATCTTCGAAGATGAGGAGAAGTCCAAG ATGCTGGCCCGTCTGCTGAAGAGCTCCCACCCCGAGGACCTCCGGGCAGCCAACAAGCTCATCAAGGAGATGGTGCAGGAG GACCAGAAGCGGATGGAGAAGATCTCCAAGCGGGTGAATGCCATCGAGGAGGTGAACAACAACGTGAAACTCCTGACGGAGATGGTGATGAGCCACAGCCAGGGCGGCACGGCGTCCGGCAGCAGTGAGGACCTCATGAAG GAGCTGTACCAGCGCTGTGAGCGGATGCGGCCCACACTCTTCCGACTGGCCAGTGACACAGAAGACAATGATGAGGCCCTAG CGGAAATCCTGCAGGCCAACGACAACCTCACCCAGGTGATCAACCTGTACAAGCAGCTGGTGCGGGGCGAGGAGGTCAACGGCGATGCGGCCGCCGGCCCCATCCCTG GGAGCACCTCGGCCCTGCTGGACCTGTCAGGCCTGGATCTCCCACCCACGGGCACCACCTACCCAGCCATGCCCCCCCACCCTGCGGACCAGACCAGCCCCGAGCAGCTCAGCACCTCAGTTTCTCTGCTGGATGATGAGCTCATGTCTCTAG GCCTGAGTGACCCCACACCCCCTACAGGCCCCAGCTTGGACGGTGCTGGATGGAACAGCTTCCAG TCCTCAGACGGTGCTGAGCCTCCAGCCCCTGCTTCAGCCCAGGTCCCCAGCACGGACATCCGGCCACCAGGACAGATGCCCCAGCCGGCCAGCAGCGGCCTGGATGACCTGGACCTCCTGGGGAAGACCCTCCTGCAGCAGTCACTGCCCCCAGAGGCCCAGCAAGTGCGGTG GGAGAAGCAGCAGCCAGCCCCCCGACTCACACTCCGGGACCTGCAGAATAAGAGCAGCTCACCCAGCCCCAGTGCCGCCAGCCTCCTCCACGCCGTGTCCCCAGAGCCCTCTGGGCCTCCACAGCAGCCCCTGCCCACTGAGCTCTCACTGGCCAACATCACTGTGCCCCTGGAGTCCATCAAACCCA GCAGCATCTTGCCCGTGACCGTGTACGACCAGCATGGCTTCCGCGTCCTCTTCCACTTTGCCCGCGACCCGCTGCCTGGGCGAGCTGacgtgctggtggtggtggtgtccATGCTCAGCACTGCCCCCCAGCCCATCCGCAACATCGTGTTCCAGTCAGCGGTGCCCAAG GTCATGAAGGTGAAGCTGCAGCCCCCCTCAGGCACGGAGCTGCCGGCGTTCAACCCCGTTGTCCACCCCTCAGCCATCACTCAGGTCCTGCTCCTCGCCAACCCCCAGAAG GAGAAGGTCCGCCTGCGCTACAAGCTCATCTTCACCATGGGCGACCAGACCTACAGTGAGATGGGCGACGTGGACCAGTTCCCCCCACCTGAGACCTGGGGCAGCCTCTag
- the Gga1 gene encoding ADP-ribosylation factor-binding protein GGA1 isoform X2 produces MEPAMEPETLEARINRATNPLNKELNWASINGFCEQLNEDFEGPPLATRLLAHKIQSPQEWEAIQALTVLETCMKSCGKRFHDEVGKFRFLNELIKVVSPKYLGSRTSEKVKNKILELLYSWTVGLPEEVKIAEAYQMLKKQGIVKSDPKLPEDAIFPLPPPRPKNVIFEDEEKSKMLARLLKSSHPEDLRAANKLIKEMVQEDQKRMEKISKRVNAIEEVNNNVKLLTEMVMSHSQGGTASGSSEDLMKELYQRCERMRPTLFRLASDTEDNDEALAEILQANDNLTQVINLYKQLVRGEEVNGDAAAGPIPGLSDPTPPTGPSLDGAGWNSFQSSDGAEPPAPASAQVPSTDIRPPGQMPQPASSGLDDLDLLGKTLLQQSLPPEAQQVRWEKQQPAPRLTLRDLQNKSSSPSPSAASLLHAVSPEPSGPPQQPLPTELSLANITVPLESIKPSSILPVTVYDQHGFRVLFHFARDPLPGRADVLVVVVSMLSTAPQPIRNIVFQSAVPKVMKVKLQPPSGTELPAFNPVVHPSAITQVLLLANPQKEKVRLRYKLIFTMGDQTYSEMGDVDQFPPPETWGSL; encoded by the exons ACAGAGCCACAAACCCCCTGAACAAGGAGCTGAACTGGGCCAGCATCAACGGCTTCTGTGAGCAGCTCAACGAGGACTTTGAGGG GCCTCCACTTGCCACCCGGCTGCTGGCCCACAAGATCCAGTCCCCACAAGAGTGGGAGGCCATCCAGGCCCTGACG GTGCTGGAGACCTGCATGAAGAGCTGCGGCAAGAGGTTCCATGATGAGGTGGGCAAGTTCCGCTTCCTGAACGAGCTCATCAAAGTCGTGTCTCCCAAG TACCTGGGCTCCAGGACGTCCGAGAAGGTGAAGAACAAGATCTTAGAGCTGCTCTACAGCTGGACGGTCGGCCTGCCCGAGGAAGTGAAGATTGCAGAGGCCTACCAGATGCTGAAGAAGCAGG GGATTGTGAAGTCGGACCCCAAGCTTCCCGAGGATGCCatctttcccctcccccctccacgGCCCAAGAATGTGATCTTCGAAGATGAGGAGAAGTCCAAG ATGCTGGCCCGTCTGCTGAAGAGCTCCCACCCCGAGGACCTCCGGGCAGCCAACAAGCTCATCAAGGAGATGGTGCAGGAG GACCAGAAGCGGATGGAGAAGATCTCCAAGCGGGTGAATGCCATCGAGGAGGTGAACAACAACGTGAAACTCCTGACGGAGATGGTGATGAGCCACAGCCAGGGCGGCACGGCGTCCGGCAGCAGTGAGGACCTCATGAAG GAGCTGTACCAGCGCTGTGAGCGGATGCGGCCCACACTCTTCCGACTGGCCAGTGACACAGAAGACAATGATGAGGCCCTAG CGGAAATCCTGCAGGCCAACGACAACCTCACCCAGGTGATCAACCTGTACAAGCAGCTGGTGCGGGGCGAGGAGGTCAACGGCGATGCGGCCGCCGGCCCCATCCCTG GCCTGAGTGACCCCACACCCCCTACAGGCCCCAGCTTGGACGGTGCTGGATGGAACAGCTTCCAG TCCTCAGACGGTGCTGAGCCTCCAGCCCCTGCTTCAGCCCAGGTCCCCAGCACGGACATCCGGCCACCAGGACAGATGCCCCAGCCGGCCAGCAGCGGCCTGGATGACCTGGACCTCCTGGGGAAGACCCTCCTGCAGCAGTCACTGCCCCCAGAGGCCCAGCAAGTGCGGTG GGAGAAGCAGCAGCCAGCCCCCCGACTCACACTCCGGGACCTGCAGAATAAGAGCAGCTCACCCAGCCCCAGTGCCGCCAGCCTCCTCCACGCCGTGTCCCCAGAGCCCTCTGGGCCTCCACAGCAGCCCCTGCCCACTGAGCTCTCACTGGCCAACATCACTGTGCCCCTGGAGTCCATCAAACCCA GCAGCATCTTGCCCGTGACCGTGTACGACCAGCATGGCTTCCGCGTCCTCTTCCACTTTGCCCGCGACCCGCTGCCTGGGCGAGCTGacgtgctggtggtggtggtgtccATGCTCAGCACTGCCCCCCAGCCCATCCGCAACATCGTGTTCCAGTCAGCGGTGCCCAAG GTCATGAAGGTGAAGCTGCAGCCCCCCTCAGGCACGGAGCTGCCGGCGTTCAACCCCGTTGTCCACCCCTCAGCCATCACTCAGGTCCTGCTCCTCGCCAACCCCCAGAAG GAGAAGGTCCGCCTGCGCTACAAGCTCATCTTCACCATGGGCGACCAGACCTACAGTGAGATGGGCGACGTGGACCAGTTCCCCCCACCTGAGACCTGGGGCAGCCTCTag
- the Gga1 gene encoding ADP-ribosylation factor-binding protein GGA1 isoform X3: MKSCGKRFHDEVGKFRFLNELIKVVSPKYLGSRTSEKVKNKILELLYSWTVGLPEEVKIAEAYQMLKKQGIVKSDPKLPEDAIFPLPPPRPKNVIFEDEEKSKMLARLLKSSHPEDLRAANKLIKEMVQEDQKRMEKISKRVNAIEEVNNNVKLLTEMVMSHSQGGTASGSSEDLMKELYQRCERMRPTLFRLASDTEDNDEALAEILQANDNLTQVINLYKQLVRGEEVNGDAAAGPIPGSTSALLDLSGLDLPPTGTTYPAMPPHPADQTSPEQLSTSVSLLDDELMSLGLSDPTPPTGPSLDGAGWNSFQSSDGAEPPAPASAQVPSTDIRPPGQMPQPASSGLDDLDLLGKTLLQQSLPPEAQQVRWEKQQPAPRLTLRDLQNKSSSPSPSAASLLHAVSPEPSGPPQQPLPTELSLANITVPLESIKPSSILPVTVYDQHGFRVLFHFARDPLPGRADVLVVVVSMLSTAPQPIRNIVFQSAVPKVMKVKLQPPSGTELPAFNPVVHPSAITQVLLLANPQKEKVRLRYKLIFTMGDQTYSEMGDVDQFPPPETWGSL, encoded by the exons ATGAAGAGCTGCGGCAAGAGGTTCCATGATGAGGTGGGCAAGTTCCGCTTCCTGAACGAGCTCATCAAAGTCGTGTCTCCCAAG TACCTGGGCTCCAGGACGTCCGAGAAGGTGAAGAACAAGATCTTAGAGCTGCTCTACAGCTGGACGGTCGGCCTGCCCGAGGAAGTGAAGATTGCAGAGGCCTACCAGATGCTGAAGAAGCAGG GGATTGTGAAGTCGGACCCCAAGCTTCCCGAGGATGCCatctttcccctcccccctccacgGCCCAAGAATGTGATCTTCGAAGATGAGGAGAAGTCCAAG ATGCTGGCCCGTCTGCTGAAGAGCTCCCACCCCGAGGACCTCCGGGCAGCCAACAAGCTCATCAAGGAGATGGTGCAGGAG GACCAGAAGCGGATGGAGAAGATCTCCAAGCGGGTGAATGCCATCGAGGAGGTGAACAACAACGTGAAACTCCTGACGGAGATGGTGATGAGCCACAGCCAGGGCGGCACGGCGTCCGGCAGCAGTGAGGACCTCATGAAG GAGCTGTACCAGCGCTGTGAGCGGATGCGGCCCACACTCTTCCGACTGGCCAGTGACACAGAAGACAATGATGAGGCCCTAG CGGAAATCCTGCAGGCCAACGACAACCTCACCCAGGTGATCAACCTGTACAAGCAGCTGGTGCGGGGCGAGGAGGTCAACGGCGATGCGGCCGCCGGCCCCATCCCTG GGAGCACCTCGGCCCTGCTGGACCTGTCAGGCCTGGATCTCCCACCCACGGGCACCACCTACCCAGCCATGCCCCCCCACCCTGCGGACCAGACCAGCCCCGAGCAGCTCAGCACCTCAGTTTCTCTGCTGGATGATGAGCTCATGTCTCTAG GCCTGAGTGACCCCACACCCCCTACAGGCCCCAGCTTGGACGGTGCTGGATGGAACAGCTTCCAG TCCTCAGACGGTGCTGAGCCTCCAGCCCCTGCTTCAGCCCAGGTCCCCAGCACGGACATCCGGCCACCAGGACAGATGCCCCAGCCGGCCAGCAGCGGCCTGGATGACCTGGACCTCCTGGGGAAGACCCTCCTGCAGCAGTCACTGCCCCCAGAGGCCCAGCAAGTGCGGTG GGAGAAGCAGCAGCCAGCCCCCCGACTCACACTCCGGGACCTGCAGAATAAGAGCAGCTCACCCAGCCCCAGTGCCGCCAGCCTCCTCCACGCCGTGTCCCCAGAGCCCTCTGGGCCTCCACAGCAGCCCCTGCCCACTGAGCTCTCACTGGCCAACATCACTGTGCCCCTGGAGTCCATCAAACCCA GCAGCATCTTGCCCGTGACCGTGTACGACCAGCATGGCTTCCGCGTCCTCTTCCACTTTGCCCGCGACCCGCTGCCTGGGCGAGCTGacgtgctggtggtggtggtgtccATGCTCAGCACTGCCCCCCAGCCCATCCGCAACATCGTGTTCCAGTCAGCGGTGCCCAAG GTCATGAAGGTGAAGCTGCAGCCCCCCTCAGGCACGGAGCTGCCGGCGTTCAACCCCGTTGTCCACCCCTCAGCCATCACTCAGGTCCTGCTCCTCGCCAACCCCCAGAAG GAGAAGGTCCGCCTGCGCTACAAGCTCATCTTCACCATGGGCGACCAGACCTACAGTGAGATGGGCGACGTGGACCAGTTCCCCCCACCTGAGACCTGGGGCAGCCTCTag